The following coding sequences are from one Rutidosis leptorrhynchoides isolate AG116_Rl617_1_P2 chromosome 11, CSIRO_AGI_Rlap_v1, whole genome shotgun sequence window:
- the LOC139874726 gene encoding uncharacterized protein: MEVVLEASSFRSISRDTWSWSLASNGLFKVKILSNTIDDHLLADAVSNQGTLRNNLVPKKVELFVWRTLKKKSLPVRLELDKRGVDLNSVSCPLCDDDLESVEHAILFCKHAMEVWDRVFKWCDMGNLSYFTISEIFSNNGSTSMSGLGKKIWLALLWISAYYIWKNRNSLVFKGKRCIALVVFNEIQLISFEWISTRVKGKSMDWHTWLTNPSFYLNSS; the protein is encoded by the exons ATGGAAGTGGTGCTGGAGGCGAGCTCATTTCGGTCGATCTCAAG GGATACTTGGTCGTGGTCTTTAGCTTCGAATGGACTATTCAAAGTTAAAATCTTAAGCAATACAATCGATGATCATCTGCTTGCTGATGCCGTTTCTAACCAAGGTACACTTCGTAACAATCTTGTTCCAAAAAAGGTTGAACTTTTTGTTTGgcgaactttaaaaaaaaaaagtttaccgGTTAGGCTTGAGTTAGACAAAAGAGGTGTTGATCTTAATAGTGTTAGTTGCCCGTTATGTGATGATGACTTGGAATCGGTGGAACACGCTATTTTATTTTGTAAGCATGCGATGGAAGTATGGGATCGAGTTTTCAAATGGTGTGATATGGGTAATCTTTCTTACTTCACAATTTCTGAGATTTTTTCGAACAACGGATCAACTTCTATGTCGGGCTTAGGTAAGAAAATTTGGCTTGCTTTGTTGTGGATATCCGCGTATTATATTTGGAAGAATCGGAATAGTTTGGTTTTCAAGGGTAAAAGATGTATTGCTCTGGTTGTTTTCAATGAAATTCAATTGATATCCTTCGAGTGGATTTCGACTAGAGTGAAAGGTAAATCGATGGATTGGCACACGTGGTTGACGAACCCAAGTTTTTATTTAAACTCGAGTTAG
- the LOC139874727 gene encoding uncharacterized protein, with amino-acid sequence MDGRYDMSSNNYQSDRKIEIVSGKGNQIYEFRASKSSNSTTNKSWKGISDAESKRKKRIAKYKVYTIEGRVKASFRNGIRWIKNKCSDFMHGVRASPRLLMLWAN; translated from the exons ATGGATGGGAGATATGATATGTCAAGTAATAATTATCAAAGTGATAGAAAGATTGAGATTGTGAGTGGGAAAGGAAACCAGATTTATGAGTTTCGGGCTTCAAAAAGTTCGAATTCGACGACTAATAAGTCGTGGAAAGGGATTAGTGATGCCGAaagtaaaagaaagaaaagaattgcGAAGTATAAAGTGTATACCATTGAAGGAAGAGTGAAAGCTTCTTTTAGAAATGGAATTCGTTGGATCAAAAATAAGTGTTCAGATTTTATGCATG gGGTAAGGGCCAGTCCTAGACTTTTAATGCTCTGGGCGAATTAA